The following DNA comes from Porphyromonadaceae bacterium W3.11.
AACCATGAAGAGAAGATTTTTTACTTTATTACTTCTAACAACCCTCATCTCATTTGGGGCTAATGCCCAAAAGGGCAAATCATTTGCTGATCGTATAACAGTAATGGGTTATGGACAATTTGGCTACTCAGCAAAATTTGAAGACAACGTTGGGAATAGCAACTCATTCAACATCAACAAGATTGAGGTTCTTGCTATTGGCAAAATCAATCATCGCTGGGATATGGGTATCACGGTACAATTCCACGGGAAACCGATGCTTAAGGATTTATATACACAATACTCCCTTATGCCTGAGCTTCGAGTACGATTAGGTCAATTCAAAACCCCTTTCACTATTGAGAATAACATCGCTCCTTTCCTAAATCCTCTTATCAATGGTGGAAGTATCGCTACTACTTACTTTGCAGGGATAGCAGGAAACCCATATTATTATGGTACTGCGGGTCGTGATATAGGCTTAGAGTTATCTGGAGATCTTTTGGATAATCTATTTAGCTATAAAGCTGTAATCCTCAATGGCATGGGTATGAACTCTATCGCTAGTATTAATCCTAAGTTTTTTGGTGGTGGCCTCTATATTCGCCCACTACGCGAACTTACCTTACATACCTCATACCTGGGTGGTCATGTACAGCCTATGAATGGTATGGAGACACATGATCGCCATCGTGTATCTGCTGGCTTCCAAGTTAAGACACAACCTATCAGCATTAATGGTGAATATATGTGGGGTAAAGATGGTGAACAAAAAGGACAAGGTGCATACCTAACAGCAGCTATCCACTTACCACTTCGTTATGATGTCATAGTAGCAGGTGATTATCTTGACACCAACATGGAGAATAAAGATAGCGATGTATTCACAACCTCAGTAGGCTTAACCAGATGGTTTTACGGTAGTTGCCGCTGGCAGATAGAGTACCAGTACCGCCATCCTCGTAATGGTGCTAGCTTCCTAGATATTTATAATAAGGGACATAAGGTGGCTGCACAAGTTCAGTTTGTATTCTAACAAGGCACTTCTCAGACTACTGTGTCGCTATAAAAAAGCTTCACAGTAACATTGAAAAGACATCAAGAAAAGACAGAGCATCGGTATATCCTATGCTCTGTCTTTTTATATGTTCACACTCTCTAAACTCTAAATGAGTACACCATATAAATCTTTATCTTCTACCGAGCGTCAAATACTGTGCAAATCAGGCTATCCCCTTCTGAGACAAGGATAAATATGGCATCTGTAGACGTATCCCTAAAAGCGTTTTATTAAGGCTAATAGCAGACAAAAAATTTAGTTATAGTAAAGAGAAATGTTTCCTATAGGAAAAATATTTTTTCTATATGAGAAGAATAACTGTTTCATATGAGAAGAATTTTCACCACTCCCAGAGAATACATTTTCGAAAAAGCACCTCCCGTTTAGTTACCTACCGTGAAAGTAATAGTAAGACTCCGAGCGAAGAAAAATGCAGAAAAATAAATTAGTTACATGTCATGCTCATCTCAAAATACGCGTAATATATCCAACTAGAGTTATTGCCTATTAACTACTTAGAAGGCAGGCATAACCGATCAAAAATAACTAGATTATAGATAATCTTAAAAATACCAAATACCCATCAAGTCTCTTTTATTTTTTGTACCTTTCAATACCCAAGAGAATAAATTTACTATACATTGTTAGACTCATGAAAAATAAAAAGATAAGAGTACTTATTACTGGAGCAGGAGGAAATATTGGGCGAGAGCTTGTAAAGATGCTTGCCAGACGAAATAACCAAGTAGAGATTAACGTTTTCGACCTAAATACAGCTGCCAATAGAGAGTTTTTTGACCGCTTTTTAGGGAAAATCAACGTTTACTTCGGAGATATAACAGACCCTTCTAGCCTATCTGGTAATGTCACGAAAGATAAAGACATCATCTTTCACCTAGCATCCATTATACCACCTCTAGCTAACGAAAATCCTAAACTCGCATACGATGTGAATGTTAATGGCACATCTAATCTGGTTAATTCATTACAGGTAGGTTCACCCGATGCTTTTATAGTAATGGCATCTAGCGTCGCTGTCTATGGAGACCGCTTAAAAAATCCATACATCAAGGTGGACGATCCACTACTGCCTATTGAGGACGACTACTATGCTGAGTACAAGGTTCAGATGGAAGAGATTATACAAAAGTGCACCCTTAAGTGGAGTATCTTCCGACTGGCTGCTATCATGGGGGTTACCAACCATGTCAGCCCCGACCTAATGTTCAAGATGCCACTTGAGCAGGTGATAGAGATATGTACACCACGCGACACCGCTAGAGCTCTTCTAAATAGTATAGATCATGTCGATGAGCTAAATGGTAAGATCTTCAATCTCGGTGGCGGTCCATCATGCACCACAATATATGGGGACTTCCTACAAAATAACTTTAAAATATATGGCCTTGGAGCACTAGACTTCCCTCAGCATGCTTTCGCCACACAGAACTTCCACTGTGGGTTCTATGAAGATGGAGATATATTAAATGACATTCTAGACTTCCGTAGAGATACACTTGATGATTACTACCAAGCCCTTAGAGCTAAGACTCCGAGCATACAACGATGGGCTACAAAGGGACTATCTAAGTTGGTAAAAAGTTATCTGCTATCTAAGAGTAAGCCATACGAAGCATGGCTAAATAATGACGAAGAAGAGATGAAAAAATATTTTGGTTAATTCAGCTCTTTATTTCCAAGCTCTTAGAAGATAAATTCACATCTTGTACCACTTTCGATTGGATAAAACCTCAAAGATCGTACTCTATTTGTCGGAAAAGTGGTACCTTTGTCGCCAGCAGGTTGGCGAGGGGGCCACAAAGCAAAAGTATTTATTGTAGCACTAACATTATAGAAAATGATCAATCGTTTACTTATCAGAATAAAGACTCTTCAGATTCTTTATAACTACTACAGAGTCGAGGGAATGTCAATGAATAGTGCTATTGGGACTTTACGTAAAGCTCTTGATCATTCATACAAGTTATATATCTACCTTTGCGGTATTCCTCTGGATATCGCAAATATTGCTGAGGATAGACTAGAGAGGGAAAAAGAGAAGTTTCTGAAGGATACTGAAGTCATCAATATCCTAGAGCACCTATCGGATAATAAGTTAGTAAACATCATCAAGAGTGATGAAACTTTTTGTGAAGAGCGTCAACAGATCGCATCACTACTTCAAACTAGAGGTTTGGAGGATTATCTACAAACCCTAACTACTAGTGCTGTATCATATATTCAGGACGTAGAAAAGCCTATTAACTGGGATGATTTTTCAGAAATACGCTCAATCTGGAGAGGCTTCTATGGCGAAAAAATACTACAAAACGAAGTCTTCTCTGAACTGATAGAAGAGACCAGCACATACCTTAATGATGATATTGGGATAGTCTTTACATTTGTAACAAAGGCTTTCAATGCCATCTCTGAAGAGAAGACCTTCTCTGAGGTTCTGAAACCGCCATTTGTCAATGAAGCGGATGAGGATTTTGGCCCCATCTTAATAGAGCAATCTATCATCAATGGTGACGACTACCGCGAGCTTATCAGTAACTACTTCAAAAACTGGGATAAAGAAAGAGTCAGCGAGATGGATTACATCATTATGCAATTGGCTCTAACCGAAGCGATACACTTCCCTACCATTGCAACGAGGATAACGATTAATGAATATCTTAATCTGGCACACTACTACAGTGCACCTAATAGTTATACCTTTATCAATGGTATCTTACACGAATTATTCACAGACCTTAAAAAAGAGGGTCGAATAATGGGAGAATAAAATACAAAACATTGCATTACAATTATTAAACAAAAAAAATACTTATGGAACTTCTTACTCTTTTACAAACTTCTAATAGTGGATTAGGTGGCATGTCAGGCATCATAATGATAGTCCTGATGATTGTTATTTTCTACTTTTTTATCATCCGTCCACAGAGCAAACAGCAGAAAAGGATTGCAGAAGCGAGAGCAGCTCTAAAACCTGGTGACAAGGTGATGACTGCAGGTGGCATCTACGCTATTCTTAGAGAAATCAACACTAATACTAATCAGGCTGTAATAGAAGTTTGGGAAGGTGTTAAAATGAAGGTAGATCTTAATCAGATTTACTCTATCGAAAGTATCGAAAAGTCTGAGAAAAAGTAATAGGATCATAAGCTGTCCAAGAAGATGAAGGGCATAGGTCGTACACTAAAAGATCTTAGGGTAGTCTCTTATTTTTCAAAAGGTAAGAGATGGTTAATTCTTTGCTTGTGTATGTTTCTGGCCCTCGTCATCTGGTTACTACAGTCACTTAATGACACCTACACAAAGACTATTGAGATAGAGATAGCACCAGTTAGCTTGCCTTCTCGCTACTCAATAGACGACTCTGTGGATCTTCCGTCCACTATAAAGATTGAGATTACTGCTACGGGGAGCAAATTGATGAACTTCACGCTCTCTCACCAGCTCTTTAATAAAGAACCAAAGCTTCATCTCGAAGTAGATTCGCTTCGTCTAGATCCAGAAGGCGGGTTTTGGAGCGTGGCTGACATAGAACTAGTAAGGCAAGTCAGGCACTCATATCCAGAGCTTGACAAGTACTTTAGCTCCAGTGAAGATCGCATATTTGTTCGTCCTGATTACATTGGATTTGGCTATGTTCCAATGGATAAGATCTCTTTACCAATAGTATTCAATAATCAATTTGATTTCGGAGAGTCTAAAAATAGATTTTTGAAATCACTTCAAATGGATGAGGAAGAGGTTGTTGTATATGGACTGAAGACAAAGCTGGACTCTATAAAGGCTACCAGCGGCGTCATCCTAACGGATACTTCGACGATTATGCTAGATCAAATAGGGATCAGCACTCAAAAAGTGGCACTCCTTCATCCTGAAGGTATAAAGCTCTCATTAGATTCTGTTAATGTTCATCTAGATGTCCAAGAACTAAGATATTATACATTCACTAGTAATGAATTATTGGTAAAGAGCTTACCCGAGGATATGTCTATTCGTCTATTTCCGGCTAGTATCAAAGTAACCTACCTAGCTGAAGAAGACTCTAACCTAGACGAAATAAAAAGACAGCTTAAGCTTTACATTGACCTAAATGAGATTAAGGACTTAACTGAGACAAAAAAGTTGAAGGTTAACTTTGATACCTTACCTAGAGAAGTACACATGATTCAGCTCGAACCTGATCAGGTAGAGTTCATACTTGAAGAGAAGGCTCAGAACAGATGAAAGTAATTGGTATCACAGGGCTAATTGGATCAGGGAAAAGTGTGGTCATGAAACTTTTTGGGATCCTATACGATATCCCAACCTTCAATAGTGATCTGAAAGCAAAGGAGATATACTATGACTCAGATATACGAGAGAAGATTATAAGGAAGCTGGGCATTGACCCAATTACCGATGAAGGTTCTCTGAACAAGGATGGGTTACGCCAGCTAGTAACAGGGGACGCTCACATGAAGAATGAGCTAGAAACAATTGTTCACAATGGACTAAAAGAGAAATTTCAGAGTTGGGTAGAACGTCAGACATCCGACTCAGTAATCATAGAGTCTGCCATCCTTTATACATCGGGTTTTCATAGATTCTGTGATCAAATAATTCAAGTTACAGCAAAGGAAACTACAAGAGAGGCACGCGTACTGTCACGAGATAATTCCATGACTATCGAACGTTTCCAGCAAATTGTGGATATACAAAGGGAGGAAGCTATACGACAAGCGAATGAATCTAATTTTACCATCAATAATGATGGTGATATTTCGATTGTACAACAGGTGGAAAACACCTATGAAAAGATATGCAAAAGAAATTTCAAACAATAGATTTACCATTAGACACGATAAATAATATATGAAACTGACAGACATTATTTCCATTTCAGGGAAGCCAGGACTTTATGAATTAATTAATAAGACTAAGAGTCCATTCACAGCAAAAGATCTTGACACTAATAGAAAACTGCCTATCTTCCCCCGAGATAATATTGTATCACTCGCCGATATATCTATCTACACAGAAGATGATGATATGCCACTAGGAGAGGTCTTTGAAAAAATCAAGGAAAAGCATCCGAAAGGTATTGAGGATAGCAAAGCCATAATTTCTAGCTCTGAAAGCTTACATCAATTCATGTCTGACACTTTGCCAATATACGATAAGGAACGAGTCAGAGATAATGATATTAAGAAATTAATAAAATGGTACAATATTCTCATAAAGGCTGGTATGGAGTCATTCTTGACCAGAGAAGAGATAACTGAGGATAATAAGGAAGTATCAGATAATAAATAAGAAACAAGAATATGAACCAGCTACTATATATCGTACTTAATTGTGCCAAATAGTTGCTGGTTCTTTTTTCATAAATAACTTAAATCCAATTTATGGAGCAACTCAAACATGAATGTGGCGTAGCGATGGTAAGACTTAGAAAACCTCTAAGTTATTATCAAGAAAAATATGGTACATGGCGCTATGGACTAAATAAGATGTACCTATTGATGGAAAAGCAGCACAATCGTGGCCAGGATGGAGCAGGTCTAGCTTGTATCAAACTCACAGCCCCTCCAGGTGAAGAATATATGTATCGCCAGCGTGCCTTAGGTAATACAGCAATCACTACTGTATTTTCTGAAGTGGAAAAGCTGATTCAGTCGTATAATCCTGATGAATGCAGAGACTCCAACTTCTCACAAGCACACGTGCCATTTGCAGCAGAATGCTACATGGGGCATCTCAGGTATGCCACTTTTGGAAAGCAAGAGATGCAGTACGTACACCCGATGATGAGACGAAGTAACTGGAGGGCCAAGAGCATGGCACTTTGTGGTAACTTCAATCTCACGTCCGTAGATCAAATATTTGACTCTATTTCATCTGTCGGACAGCATCCTCGTAACACATCTGATACTCATATCATTCTTGAGCAATTGGGACATAGATTAGATCGTGAGATAGAGCATAAATTCAGAGAAAGTAAGGCTAAGGGCCTTACAGGGATGGATATTACTCATGATATTGAGTCACGGATTGATATTTCACAGCCGCTAAAAGACTGTGCTCCACTATGGGATGGTGGATACGTCATGTGTGGAATGAATGGAAGTGGTGAGATGTTTGTTCTCCGAGATCCATGGGGTATTCGTCCAGCCTTCTACTACATCGACGAAGAGATTATCGTCGTGGCATCTGAAAGAGCTGTGATTCAAACCGTCATGAATGTTACTTATGACAACGTTACCGAACTACAGCGTGGAGAAGCTCTAACCATCGACAGAACTAGTACTAAGATCGAGAAACATCAGATACTTGAGCCAAAAGAAGACAAAGCGTGCTCATTTGAACGCATCTACTTCTCGAGGGGTAGTGATATCGATATTTATAAAGAAAGGAAGCATCTAGGTGAGCAATTGGTGCCAGAGATCTTGGAGAACATCAATTATGACATCGAGAATACAGTATTCTCATTTATTCCTAATACAGCAGAGGTAGCGTATTTTGGAATGCTTGAGGGGCTAAATAAGTACCTAAATCAAAGGAAAGTTGATGCCCTTACGGGTAAGAAAGATTTGTCGGAAGATGAGCTTCACAAGATACTAGATACCCACATACGTTCCGAAAAGGTTGTGATTAAGGATATTAAGCTACGCACCTTTATATCCGAGGGCAATAGTCGAAAAGATCTGGCTCAGCATGTTTACGATATCACTTACGGGAGTGTAAGACGCGGGATAGACAACCTTGTTGTCATCGATGATAGTATTGTGAGAGGTACTACACTCAGAGAGAGTATCCTAAGCATACTAGATCGCCTAGGGCCTAAGAAGATTGTCGTGGTCTCCTCAGCCCCTCAGATCAGGTATCCTGACCACTACGGTATTGACATGAATAAGATGCGTGAGTTTGTTGTGTTTGTCGCTGCGATAGAGCTCTTGCTAGAGCGTGGTGAAGCTCACATTATTCATGAGACTTACAATAATATCATCAAAAACTTGAATACTGGCGTATTAAGAGAGCATAACTTCGTGAAAGATATATACAAACCTTTCTCAGTCCATGAACTCAATGAGAAAATCATTGAGATCTTAAAACCAAAAGGTCTCAAGACAGAGATAAGCCTTGTATATCAAAGCATTGAAGGGCTACACAAAGCCATACCTAATCATAAGGGAGATTGGTATTTCACTGGGGACTTCCCAACCCCTGGGGGTACGGAACTGACCAACATAGCATACAAAAACTTTTACGAACAAGACTTTAGAAAATACTAATGACCACTATGCAAAAAAAAGCAGTACTAAGACTAAGTGATGGTACACAATTTGAAGGCTACGCCTTTGGACACACTGGAGTTGCATCCGGTGAGATCTACTTTGACACCACCATGATCGGTTACACAGAAGTCCTTACAGATCCTGTGTACAAAGGAAAATTACTAACACTCACCTACCCTATCATTGGAAATTATGGTATGCCTAAAATGGATCTCTGGGAAAGTGAGACCATACAGCCTGCAGGTATTATCGTACACGATTATACTGAGAAGTATAGCCATTGGAATGCAGTGGAGAGTCTCAGTGATACCATGAAACGTGAGAAAGTAGTAGGTATATATGGGATTGACACTCATATTTTAGCCCAGAAGATAGCCTCTACACCGAACCTTACAGGTCAGATAGTACCTGTTAATAGCAGCGAAAATGCTATTGAAATCGTAAAAGCAGGTCAGCCTAAGGAACCAAAATATATTGATCAAAAAGCGGAGAAAACTATTTTGATGATTGACTTGGGTGCAAATAAAACGTTCGTACAAACTTTCGTGGACTCAGGTATCAATATCATTAAGGTATCAGGGACTGAAGACTTCTCAATGTTAGACTTTGATGGCATTGTCATCAGTAATGGGTATGGAGAAGCTGCAGATTATCCAGAAGTCTTGAATCTAATTAAGGCGTCGATGGAAAAGGATATCCCAGTCTATGGCTGTGGTATTGGATATGACTTGATGGCCGAAGCCGTAGGGATTCATAATACCCCTATCCTTCCCGCTCATCGTTCATTAGGACAGCCAGTAATCCAAAATGGCACCAATAGCTGCTTTATCACTAGGATGTCACATGGCAGTGCTATCGACACCAACAGCTTACCTAGTAACTGGAGAGCTTACTTTACCCACCTAAATAGCAAATGCAACGCTGGTTTTATTCATGAAAATGGCAGATATGTAGCCACCACATTCCAGCCTGACAATGGAGAAACTAGATTTATTATCGATCACTTTATCTCAAATCTATAACCACAGAATATGAAAAAATATAACAAGGTATTAGTACTTGGTTCAGGAGCACTTAAGATCGGGGAAGCAGGAGAATTTGATTACTCAGGTTCTCAGGCCCTCAAAGCTCTTCGTGAAGAAGGAATTGAAACCGTATTAGTTAATCCCAACATCGCCACAGTCCAGACCTCTGCGAATGTAGCTAACCAGGTATATTTCCTACCCGTAACGCCTTACTTCATTGAGAGAGTGATACAGAAGGAACACCCTGATGGCATCTTACTCGCTTTCGGTGGGCAAACAGCCTTGAACTGTGGTGTAGAACTTTATCGAACTGGCATCCTAAAGAAATACAATATTGAGGTATTAGGGACTCCTGTGGATGCCATCATGGCTTCTGAGGATCGCGATATTTTTATCAAAAAGCTTGATGAAATCAATGTCAATACTATCCAGAGTAACGCTGTAGAAAATATTGAGGAGGCTCGAAAATCTGCTAAGGAACTCGGTTACCCTGTCATAGTACGTGCAGCCTATGCTCTTGGGGGTTTGGGTAGTGGCTTTGCAGACAATGAAGAGGAGCTTAATGAGATTGCAGAAAAAGCCTTTTCCTTCTCGCCTCAAGTCTTGATTGAGAAAAGTCTCAAAGGCTGGAAAGAAATAGAATTTGAGGTGGTAAGGGATAAGTATGATAACTGTATTACGATCTGTAGCATGGAGAACTTCGACCCTCTCGGCATCCATACAGGCGAGAGTATCGTAATAGCTCCAGCTCAGACATTAACAAAGTCTGAGGCCACTAAACTCAGAAACATAGCCATCTCGATTGCACGTCATATAGGTATCGTAGGAGAATGTAACATCCAGTTTGCTCTAGATACTGAGAGTGAAGAC
Coding sequences within:
- a CDS encoding NAD(P)-dependent oxidoreductase; the encoded protein is MKNKKIRVLITGAGGNIGRELVKMLARRNNQVEINVFDLNTAANREFFDRFLGKINVYFGDITDPSSLSGNVTKDKDIIFHLASIIPPLANENPKLAYDVNVNGTSNLVNSLQVGSPDAFIVMASSVAVYGDRLKNPYIKVDDPLLPIEDDYYAEYKVQMEEIIQKCTLKWSIFRLAAIMGVTNHVSPDLMFKMPLEQVIEICTPRDTARALLNSIDHVDELNGKIFNLGGGPSCTTIYGDFLQNNFKIYGLGALDFPQHAFATQNFHCGFYEDGDILNDILDFRRDTLDDYYQALRAKTPSIQRWATKGLSKLVKSYLLSKSKPYEAWLNNDEEEMKKYFG
- a CDS encoding transcription antitermination factor NusB, encoding MINRLLIRIKTLQILYNYYRVEGMSMNSAIGTLRKALDHSYKLYIYLCGIPLDIANIAEDRLEREKEKFLKDTEVINILEHLSDNKLVNIIKSDETFCEERQQIASLLQTRGLEDYLQTLTTSAVSYIQDVEKPINWDDFSEIRSIWRGFYGEKILQNEVFSELIEETSTYLNDDIGIVFTFVTKAFNAISEEKTFSEVLKPPFVNEADEDFGPILIEQSIINGDDYRELISNYFKNWDKERVSEMDYIIMQLALTEAIHFPTIATRITINEYLNLAHYYSAPNSYTFINGILHELFTDLKKEGRIMGE
- the yajC gene encoding preprotein translocase subunit YajC → MELLTLLQTSNSGLGGMSGIIMIVLMIVIFYFFIIRPQSKQQKRIAEARAALKPGDKVMTAGGIYAILREINTNTNQAVIEVWEGVKMKVDLNQIYSIESIEKSEKK
- the coaE gene encoding dephospho-CoA kinase (Dephospho-CoA kinase (CoaE) performs the final step in coenzyme A biosynthesis.) translates to MKVIGITGLIGSGKSVVMKLFGILYDIPTFNSDLKAKEIYYDSDIREKIIRKLGIDPITDEGSLNKDGLRQLVTGDAHMKNELETIVHNGLKEKFQSWVERQTSDSVIIESAILYTSGFHRFCDQIIQVTAKETTREARVLSRDNSMTIERFQQIVDIQREEAIRQANESNFTINNDGDISIVQQVENTYEKICKRNFKQ
- a CDS encoding DUF5606 domain-containing protein, producing the protein MKLTDIISISGKPGLYELINKTKSPFTAKDLDTNRKLPIFPRDNIVSLADISIYTEDDDMPLGEVFEKIKEKHPKGIEDSKAIISSSESLHQFMSDTLPIYDKERVRDNDIKKLIKWYNILIKAGMESFLTREEITEDNKEVSDNK
- a CDS encoding amidophosphoribosyltransferase; this translates as MEQLKHECGVAMVRLRKPLSYYQEKYGTWRYGLNKMYLLMEKQHNRGQDGAGLACIKLTAPPGEEYMYRQRALGNTAITTVFSEVEKLIQSYNPDECRDSNFSQAHVPFAAECYMGHLRYATFGKQEMQYVHPMMRRSNWRAKSMALCGNFNLTSVDQIFDSISSVGQHPRNTSDTHIILEQLGHRLDREIEHKFRESKAKGLTGMDITHDIESRIDISQPLKDCAPLWDGGYVMCGMNGSGEMFVLRDPWGIRPAFYYIDEEIIVVASERAVIQTVMNVTYDNVTELQRGEALTIDRTSTKIEKHQILEPKEDKACSFERIYFSRGSDIDIYKERKHLGEQLVPEILENINYDIENTVFSFIPNTAEVAYFGMLEGLNKYLNQRKVDALTGKKDLSEDELHKILDTHIRSEKVVIKDIKLRTFISEGNSRKDLAQHVYDITYGSVRRGIDNLVVIDDSIVRGTTLRESILSILDRLGPKKIVVVSSAPQIRYPDHYGIDMNKMREFVVFVAAIELLLERGEAHIIHETYNNIIKNLNTGVLREHNFVKDIYKPFSVHELNEKIIEILKPKGLKTEISLVYQSIEGLHKAIPNHKGDWYFTGDFPTPGGTELTNIAYKNFYEQDFRKY
- a CDS encoding carbamoyl phosphate synthase small subunit, whose protein sequence is MQKKAVLRLSDGTQFEGYAFGHTGVASGEIYFDTTMIGYTEVLTDPVYKGKLLTLTYPIIGNYGMPKMDLWESETIQPAGIIVHDYTEKYSHWNAVESLSDTMKREKVVGIYGIDTHILAQKIASTPNLTGQIVPVNSSENAIEIVKAGQPKEPKYIDQKAEKTILMIDLGANKTFVQTFVDSGINIIKVSGTEDFSMLDFDGIVISNGYGEAADYPEVLNLIKASMEKDIPVYGCGIGYDLMAEAVGIHNTPILPAHRSLGQPVIQNGTNSCFITRMSHGSAIDTNSLPSNWRAYFTHLNSKCNAGFIHENGRYVATTFQPDNGETRFIIDHFISNL